In Amycolatopsis sp. FBCC-B4732, the genomic stretch GCGAAGTTTGCGTCATAGGCTCTGATCACGTGCGTTAACCTATGCGAAGACCATTCGTGCCCGCGGTGACCGGGTCGGGGGAACGGGAGAGAGTTCTGATGGGGAACAGCAGCGCTGCCGACGCGAACGCCTTCAAGGCCGCGGCCGCGGCGGGCCAGGTCGGGATCGACCCGGACGCCGCGCAGACCGTGCTGAACAAGATCCGCACCGGCAAGGACGCGGTCGAAGCCCTGCTCAGCGGCGCGGGCACGCTCGCCCAGCCGCCGAAGCTCGGCGACAACCCGGTCGGCAACGCGATGGCCGCGAAGTTCGTGCAGCGCGCGGACGGCGGGGGCGACTCGTACGCCGCCGCGCTGCAGAACCTGCTCGACCAGTACTCGGCCGCGGAGGAGGGCATCGTCACGGCGATGTCCCGCTACCACGAGATCGACAACGCCGCCGCCGAACCGTTCCGCAACGCCTGAGTCCGAGGGGGATTTCGCAGTCATGGCTCCGAACCGCAGCGACCAGCCTTCGTCGACCACCGGGGGCTCGACCGACCCGGGCTCCCTCGTCCCGCTCGGGGACAACTCAGCGTCGCAGAACATCGTCGACAACGCCCGCGGCAGCGCCGGCGGCTTCGACATGGGCAGCGACCGCGCGATCGCGAACCCGCCGAACTGGAACGCGCAGGAAAGCCAGCAGCTCTACGCCGGCGCGGTCAACAACAACGACCCCGGCACGGCCGAGGCGACCGGGCACGCCTGGGCGCACCACGGCACCGAGCTGAAGCAGGCGTCCGACCACCTGTACAACGCGATCGCCGAGCTCGGCAACGCGTGGGTCGGCCAGGGTGCCGGCGGTGCGCAGGGCGCGCTGGTGGCCATCGCCAACTCCGGTTCGCAGGCTTCCGAGGCCGCGCACACGATGTCCGACCGGCTCGCCCGGCAGGCCGCGGCGGCCGCCGAGGTCAAGAAGATGCCGGCCCCCAAGGACTACGACCCCAAGCAGTCCATGGCGGCGGCGCTGGCCGGCGGCCCGGCGGCGCTGATCGCCGACCAGAAGGCGCAGGCGGACGCGGCCAACGACGTCAAGGCGCAGCAGGTCGCGTTCTTCAACGCCTACACCAAGTCGATGAGCGAGGTCGACAGCTCGACCCCGAGCTTCGGCCCGGAGTCGCTCGGCATGAAGCCGACGGGCTCGCACAACTCGATCTCGTTCAACGCGGTCAACTCCGTCGGCAGCACCGGCCCGGTCCAGGGGCTCCCCGGCGGCGCGGGTGACGCGATCTTCGCCTCCAGCACCTCCGGTTTCGGCGGCAACGGCGCGTTCGGCGCGCAGCACGCGGCCGGTGTGACCGGGGCGAGCCACGGCGTCCCCGGCGGCTTCGGGGCCGACGCGGCTTCGCTCGGCAGCGACGCACCCGGCGGTTCGGTGCCGGGCACGGGTACCGGTGCCGGCTCCGTGACCGGCGCCGGCCAGGTCGCCCCGGGCGGCGCGGGGGCCGGGGGCACCAGCCCGCTCGGCAAGATCGGCATGGGCCTCGGCATCGGCGGCGTCGCCGGTGGCCTCGGCGCGCTGGCTTCGCGGGCGCTCGGCGCGGGCACCAAGTCCGGCTCGAAGGCCGAGAACGACACGACGCTGGCGTCGGCCGAGGGCCAGAGCGCCGCTTCGGCCCAGGCACCGCAGCAGGGCGTCGTATCGCCCGCGGGCACCATCGGCGGCCAGCAGGCCCCGCCGCCGATGAACCCGGCCGGCATGGGCGGCATGGCCCCGCAGGGTGCCCATGGCGAGCAGGACGAGGAGCACACGCACGCGTCCTTCCTCATCGAGGCGGACCCGGACGAGGCCTTCGGTGCGAACCAGGCGACCCCGCCGCCGGTCATCGGCGCGTGGTCCGAGGACGACGAAGACCGCTGATCCTTTCGGGCCGGGCACGCCGACGGTGTGCCCGGCCCGGTTTCTCCTGGGGGGTGGCTCGATGCCGAACGCTGAGCTGCTCACCCCGGTCGAGGTGGACTTCCTGTGGGAGTCCGCCGGGCTGGGCGAGCTGCCGTACCCGCTGCGCATCCGCTCGCACGGCGAGACCGTCGACGAGCGGTCGCTGCTGCGCCGCCGCACGTTGGAAGGTCTCGTCGCGCGCGGGCTGGCCGACGGCCGCGGGCGGCCCGAACCGCACGTCGAGGACTACTTCGGCGTGCTCGCGGGCGCCGAGCTGAGCCTGGACGCCGTCCAGCTGATCGCCCCGGACGCCGAGCCGCTGCTCGCGATCGCCGGCGTGCTGGGCGGCCAGGGCCTCTTGGCCGTGCAGGACCGCCGCGGCCTGCACCTGAACCCGTGCCCGGCGGACGGCCTGGCCAGCGCGATCGTCTCGCTGCTGCCGGGTGCGCCGCGCGGCACCGAGAAGTCGATCACGGTCCCGCTGGAGCAGCTGGTCGGCGCGCACGGCGTCGACTTCCTGCAGCGGCGGGGCACCGGCGACGAGCGTTCGTCGGCGGACGAGGACCGCAAGGCGCTGGCCCGGCTGCACGCCCAGCCGCGCCTGCGTGGCGGCCAGATCGCGGCCAACGCCCGCTCCCGCGTCGGCGGCCGGACCCGGACCCCGGTGCTGAGCTGGTTCGACACCGAGACGGGCCGCTACTTCACCCAGGCGACGCAGGGCCGCGACGGCCGCGACTGGATCACGATCGCCCCGGCGGACGCGGCGACGCTGCGCCACCGCATCGGCGAGATGCTGGCGACGGCGGCGAACTCGACCGCGCCCGTCTGATCCCTCTTCCGGGCACCAGCGTCACCTCTGCCAAGATCGGGCTCCGGCTTCTTCGAAGGTGCCCCGTCCGACGATCACTTTTTGTCGGTGGTGCGGGCTACGCTGAGCGAGAGTCCGATCCGGGAGAGTAATGATGCAAGAGTTCTTCTCGCCACTGGCGTTCGACTTCCTCTGGGAGTCGGCGCAGGTCGGGGAGCTGCCGTACCCGCTGCGAGTCCGGTCGCACGGCGCGACCGAGGACGAGCGCGTTTCGCTGCGCCACCGCGTCGACGTCGAGCTGAAGGCGCGCGGCATCCGCGAGTCGCGCGGCAGGCTGGCGCCCCCGATCGAAGACGCGCTCCACCTGCTCGCCTTCGCCCCGCTGACCATCGACGCGCTGCACATCCCGCAGTTCGAGGCGCCGACGGTCGGCGTGCTCGCGGCGGCCGACGACACCAAGGGCGTGCTCGCGGTCCAGGACGCCGACGGCATCTGGCTGCGGGACGTCCCACCGGACGCGCTGGTCTCCGCGGTCGTCGACGTGCTGCCCGCCGGCCCCCGCGGCAGCGAGGCGTCGGTCACACTCCCGCTGGACGACGCCCTGCGCACGGCCCCGATCCGGGTGCCCGTGCCGCTGCCGTCGGCGGGTGAGGAAGAAGACAAGCGCCGGGGCAAGGCCCGCCGGACTCCGCTGAGCGAGCGCGTCACCGCCGACCCGCGGGAGGCGTACGGCCGGCTCGCCGGGCAGCCGCGGCAGCGCGGCGGTCAGCTGGCAGCGAACAGCCGTTCGCAGGTCGGGGCCAAGCAGCGGTCCCGCGTCCTGGCCTGGTTCGACACCGCGAGCGGCCGCTACCTGAGCCTCTCCCGCGCAGGTACGGACGGTCGGGAGTGGGTCACGGTGGCCCCCGCCGACCAGAAGACTTTGCGGACCCGGCTGGGCGAGATGGTGAGCAGTGTGTCGGACGGCACGCGATAGCGTGACCACCGAGGACGCGGGGCGGGAACCCGGGCGCGGTATCGCCCGTTGACCTGCGAGAGGCTCACAGGGGATGAACGCGGCAGCGGACGGTACCCTGATGGGACGGGTGTCCAGGCACCACGCGTTTGTCAAGATCGTGATGGCGGGTATCACAGGAGCCGCCCAACCAGGGAGGGTCGAGGCCACCAGGGCCGAGTCGTATGAACCGGAAGAGCGTGCTCAGGAACCCACTGCTGTGGATCGTCGCGGGGTTGCTGGCGTTGTTCGCGTACAACACGATCTTCGACAGTGATCGTGGGTACACCCAGGCACCCATCTCGGTGGCGAACTCCCAGATCTCCTCGAACAACGTCAAGGAAGCCAGCCTCGAGGACAAGGAACAGCAGCTCAAGCTGCTGCTTTCGAAGCCCGTGGACGTGGACGGCCAGCAGGTCACCCAGATCATTTCGCAGTACCCGGCGGATGCCACCCGCCCGATCTACGACTCGTTGATCGCGGCGAAGACCGGCGGCCAGCCGATCAAGTTCACCACCAAGGTGACCCAGCAGGGCGTGCTGACGCAGATCCTCATCTTCGCCATCCCGCTGGCCCTCGTCCTTGGCCTGCTGATGTGGATGATGAACAACGCCCAGGGTGGCGGGAACCGCGTCCTCAACTTCGGCAAGTCCAAGGCCAAGCAGCTGAACAAGGACATGCCCAAGACGACCTTCGGGGACGTCGCGGGTGCCGACGAGGCCGTCGAAGAGCTGTACGAGATCAAGGACTTCCTGCAGAACCCGGCGCGATATCAGGCGCTCGGCGCGAAGATCCCGAAGGGCGTGCTGCTCTACGGGCCGCCCGGTACCGGCAAGACGCTGCTCGCGCGAGCCGTCGCCGGCGAGGCGGGCGTGCCGTTCTACACGATCTCCGGCTCGGACTTCGTCGAGATGTTCGTAGGTGTCGGTGCCTCGCGAGTGCGTGACCTGTTCGAACAGGCCAAGCAGAACGCCCCGTGCATCATCTTCGTCGACGAGATCGACGCGGTCGGCCGCCAGCGCGGCGCCGGCCTCGGCGGCGGGCACGACGAGCGCGAGCAGACGCTGAACCAGCTGCTCGTCGAGATGGACGGCTTCGACGCCCGCGGCGGCATCATCCTGATCGCGGCCACCAACCGGCCGGACATCCTGGACCCGGCGCTGCTGCGCCCGGGCCGGTTCGACCGGCAGATCCCGGTGTCCGCGCCCGACCTGCGCGGCCGCAAGGCGATCCTCGAGGTGCACGCCAAGGGCAAGCCGATCGCGCAGGGCACCGACCTGGGCAGCCTGGCCAAGCGGACCGTCGGCATGTCCGGCGCGGACCTGGCCAACGTGCTGAACGAGGCCGCGCTGCTCACCGCCCGCCAGAACGGGCACGTGATCACCGACGTCGCGCTGGAGGAGTCGGTCGACCGCGTTGTCGGCGGCCCCGCCCGCAAGAGCCGGATCATCTCCGAGAAGGAGAAGAAGATCACGGCCTACCACGAGGGCGGCCACGCGCTCGCCGCGTGGGCGATGCCGGACATCGAACCGGTCTACAAGCTGACCATCCTGCCGCGCGGCCGCACCGGCGGGCACGCCTTGATCGTCCCGGAGGACGACAAGGAGTTGATGACCCGCTCGGAAATGATCGGCCGGCTGGTCTTCGCGATGGGTGGCCGCACGGCGGAGGAGCTCGTCTTCCACGAGCCCACCACCGGTGCGTCCGCGGACATCGAGCAGGCGACGAAGATCGCCCGCGCCATGGTCATGGAGTACGGCATGAGCGCCCGCCTCGGCGCGGTCAAGTACGGCCAGGAGCAGGGCGACCCGTTCCTCGGCCGGTCGGCCGGGCGGCAGGCGGACTACTCGCTCGAGGTGGCGCACGAGATCGACGAGGAGGTGCGCAAGCTCATCGAGACGGCGCACACCGAGGCGTGGCACGTGCTGAACACCTACCGCGACGTCCTCGACGAGCTGGTCATCGAGCTCCTGGAGAAGGAGACGCTGCAGCGCAAGGACCTCGAGCGGATCTTCGCGACCGTCGAGAAGCGCCCGCACATCACCGTCTTCAACGAGTTCGGCGAGCGCACGCCGTCGGACAAGCCGCCGATCAAGACCCCGGGCGAGCTGGCGATGGAGCGCGGCGAGCCGTGGCCGCCGCCGGAGAAGGAGCCGAAGCCGGCCCTGAAGCCGGAGCCGACCCCGGTCGGCACGGCCCCGGGCGCGGGCGACCTGCCCGGCGGCCCGCCGTACCCGTCCCCGACGCCGGCGGACCCGAACGCCAACCCGTACGCCCCACCGCAGCCGGGCGCCTACCCGAACGGCGGCCGTCCCTACGGCGGCCCGAACGGTGGCCCCAACGGCACGGCGCACTGGCCGCAGTCCTACGGCGGCGGCCAGCAGCCCGGTAGCTACCCGGGCGGCCCGGCTGGTGGCCAGAGCGGCCCGCCGAACTACGGTGCCCCTCCGGGCTGGACCCCCGCGACCTCCCCCGGCGGTCAGCCGGGCCAGTCGTGGCGGCCCGGTGGTGAAGAACGCCCTCGTGAGCACGGCTGGTTCGCCGATCAGGCGGGCAACCAGCAGAACGAGGGAGAACGACGTGACGTGGATGGACCGGACAAGCCCCAGTGACGCCGACCGCCCGGTCTTCGACCAAGACCGGGCGGAGAAGGCGATCCGCGAACTCCTCTTGGCGTGCGGCGAAGACCCGGAACGGGATGGCCTGAAGGACACCCCGGCCCGGGTCGCTCGCGCGTACCACGAGATGTTCGCCGGCCTGTACACCGAGCCCGACTCGGTGCTGGACCGCACCTTCGACGAGTCCCACGAAGAGCTGGTGCTGGTCACGGACATCCCGATGTTCAGCCAGTGCGTGCCCAGCAAGCAGACGGTGAACGCCGTCGGCGGCCGGAAGCGCGCGATGGACGTGCGGGTGGGTGACAAGCTCTGGACGCTCGTCGGCGGCAACGTCGAGGAGACCGAGGTCACCGAGGTCAGCTCGCATCAGACGCGCGAGCTCGTCGAAGTGACGACTTCGGTGGGCAGGTTCCAGGTCACCCCGGACCACCCCTTGGCGACTCCCGAGGGGTGGCAGGAAGCCAAGGACGTCGAGGGCTCGTTCATCGAGTGGACGCACGCGCGGAAGCTCTGCCGCGACCGGTGGCGGCCCGCCCTCGGGTACGACTTCGGTTACGTCGTCGGCACCGTGTGCGCGGACGGCACGGTCGCCGACCGGTACGTGTCCCTCGTGGTCAACGACCGCGACTACGCGAAGAAGTTCGCGGAGTGCCTGTACCGGGCGTTCGGGATCGACGCGAAGGTCGAGCCGACATCGCGGCCGTCGGGCTACTTGGGACGCGACCTGCCCGGCTTCCGTGTCCGGGTGGTTTCTTCCTTCTTGGCCGACCTGATGCGGCAGTATGTCGGTGGCGACGCGCACCACATGCGGCAGCGGTTCCCGATGGTCGTCCTCAACGACTTGTCGACCTTCAACGGGTTCCTCGACGGGTACGTCGATGGGGACGGGCATCGCAGCAAGCATTCAGCAGGTCGCATCATCGCGAGTGCCAACACGCCGTTCCTCGAGGATCTGGCGACGGTCATCGGTGCCCGGTTCACTGCCAGCACCGGTGACGCCGCGAGCCGTCTGTACGTCGCCGACAGCTGGTTCCGACGTCACGGATTCCCCCAGGACGACTACGCGACAGATCTGATCGAGTCGGAGTACGTGAAGGTCGAATCGGTCACCCCGGTGACCGCGTCGGGGACCAAGCCCTACACGGTCTACAGCTTCAAATGCGACCCGCATCCGACGTTCCTGATCGCGGGACATCTGACGCACAACTGTGAACACCACCTGGTCCCCTTCCACGGCGTCGCGCACGTCGGGTACATCCCGAACGCCGCCGGGAAGGTGACCGGGCTGTCCAAGCTGGCCCGGCTCGTCGACCTCTACTCGAAGCGCCCGCAGGTGCAGGAGCGGCTGACTTCCCAGGTCGCCGACGCCATCGTGCGGAAGCTCGAGCCGCGCGGGGTGATCGTCGTGATCGAGGCCGAGCACCTCTGCATGGCCATGCGCGGCATCCGCAAGCCCGGCGCCCGCACCACCACCTCGGCGGTGCGGGGGCAGCTGAAGACCTCGCCGTCGTCGCGGGCGGAGGCGCTCGACCTGATCAAGGCGCGCCGGTGAGCGTGGGGCTTCCCGCTCCCGGCCGGTGCGTCGTGATGGGCGTGCTGAACGTGACGCCCGATTCGTTTTCCGACGGTGGCCGCTACCTCGGGCTCGACCAGGCCCTGGAGCACGCCCGCGCGATGTGGGCGCGCGGCGCCGATCTGATCGACGTCGGCGGCGAGTCGACGCGCCCGGGTGCGGCCCGGGTGGACGCCGCAACCGAGCGGGACCGCATCCTGCCGGTGATCCGGACGCTGGCCGGCGAAGGCGTGGCGCTGTCGGTCGACACCACGCGGGCGTCCGTCGCCGCCGCGGCGCTCGAAGCCGGCGCGCACGTGATCAACGACGTCTCGGGTGGCCTGGCCGACCCGGACATGGCCCGGGTCGCGGCTGAAACCGGGGTGCCGTGGGTGCTGATGCACTGGCGCGGGCACAGCAAGGACATGCAGGCGCTGGCGTCCTACCAGGACGTCGTCGCCGACGTCCGGTCCGAGCTGCTGGCCCGGGTGGACGAAGCGCTGGCGGCCGGCGTGGCCGAGAGCGCGATCGTGCTGGATCCCGGGCTCGGGTTCGCGAAGGACGCCGAGCACGACTGGGCGTTGCTGCGCGGCCTGGACTCGGTGCTGTCCCTGGGCTTCCCGGTGCTCGTCGGCGCCTCCCGAAAACGGTTTCTCGGCCGCCTGCTGTCCGAAAAGGACGGAACGCCGAGGTCCCCGGACGGCCGCGAGGACGCGACGGCGGCGATTTCCGCCCTCGCCGCCGCGGCCGGCGCGTGGGGCGTGCGGGTGCACGAGGTCGGAGCTTCGCTGGACGCGGTCGCGGTGGCCGCGGCGTGGGGAAAGGGTTCGCCGGATGTCTGACCGGATCACGCTGACCGGCCTGCGCGTGTTCGGCCGCCACGGCGTGTTCGAGCACGAAAAGCGCGACGGCCAGGAGTTCGTCATCGACGTCACGGCATGGCTCGACCTCGGGCCCGCCGCCGCGTCGGACGACCTGACCAAGACCCTGCACTACGGCGAGCTGGCCGAGCTGGCGGCGGGCATCGTCGCGGGCGAGCCGTACGACCTCATCGAGAGCGTCGCGGGCAAGATCGCCGACGAGGTCATGCGCGACGAGCGCCTGAGCGCGATCGAGGTGACGGTCCACAAGCCCTCGGCCCCGATCCCGCTGACGTTCGACGACGTCGCGGTGACGGTCCGGCGCGCCCGATGACCCGCGCGGTCCTGTCCCTCGGCTCGAACCTCGGCGACCGGCTCGGCTACCTGAAGCTGGCCCTGGCCGCGGTCCGCCCGGCGCTGGTCGCGGTGTCGAGCGTGTACGAAACGAAGGCCTGGGGCGTCGAAGCCCAGCCGGACTTCTTGAACGCGGTCTGCGTGGTCGACGACCCGGCCCGCGACCACTGGGCCTGGCTGCGCACGGGCCAGGCGGCGGAGCAGGCAGCGGGCCGGGTCCGCGAGCTCCGTTGGGGCCCACGAACCCTGGACGTCGACGTGGTCACGGTGGACGGCGTGACGTCCGACGACCCCGAGCTGCTGCTCCCGCACCCGGGAACCCCGGACCGAGCCAGCGTGCTGGTCCCGTGGACGGAGATCGCCCCGGAGGCGGTGCTGCCAGGCCACGGCCCGATCGCGGACCTGCTGGCCGCCCGCCCCCCGGCCGAGGTGGCAACGGTCCGCCGGACAACGCTCGAACTCGCCTGAGCCGCTTAGCCGCCCACCCGCCCGCTGGCCGCCTCGGCAGCGCCAGCCAACTCCTCCCGGGCGCCGCCACGGCCTGCCCGCCGCCTTGTCTGAGCTGGCTAGCTCCGCCCGCCGGGCGCCGCCACGCCTGCCTGCCGCCTTGGCTGAGTTAGCTAACTCCGGCCCCGCCCCCGGGCGCCGTCTCGGCCTTCCCGCTGGCTTGGGTGAGCCGGTCAACTCCGCCCGCCGGATGCCGCGACGGCCTGCCGCCGACTTGGTGGAGCCGGCTGGCTCCTTCCAGCGGGCGCCGCCACGGCTTGCCCGCAGGTCTGGCTGAGCCGGTCAACTGCGCCCGCCGGGCGCCGCGACGGCCTGCCGCCGACTTGGTGGAGCCGGCTGGCTCCTTCCACCGGGCGCCGCCACGGCTTGCCCGCAGGTCTGGCTGAGCCGGTCAACTGCGCCCGCCGGGCGCCGCGACGGCCTGCCGCCGACTTGGTGGAGCCGGCTGGCTCCTTACCACCGGGCGCCGCCACGGCTTGCCCGCAGGTCTGGCTGAGCCGGTCAACTGCGCCCGCCGGGCGCCGCGACGGCCTGCCGTCGGCTTGGCTGAGCCGACTAACTCCGCCCGCCCGGTGCGCTCTCGGGCTGCCTGCCGCCTCGGCGGCGCCGGCCAACTCCGCCCCGCCCGCCTCCATTGAGCCGGCCATTGCCGCCCCGCCCGCCGGGCGCCGCCCCGCCCGCCGGGCGCCGCCCCGCCCGCCGGGCGCCGCCGCGGCCGGCGGCGCGGACGCGCCGAGCAAGTCAAGTCAAGCCCCGCCCGGCCATCGATCGCCGAGCTGCGGTTGGCGGTCGGTGACAGGATGCCGTCAGCCTCGCAGGGCCGCGACCATGAAACGGACCGCCGGCTGGGCCGTGGGGACCGGGGGCCACCCGTTGATCGTCGCGAGCAACTGCCAGTAGCGCTCCGCTCGCGGGTCGCCGCTCGTCTCGAAGCGGTCTGCCATCTCCGTGCGGAACTCCCGTGACGCCGGGTCCTGGTCCGGGCGGGCCGTCGCCGCCGCGATCTCGGACGCAAGCGTTTGCCCCGCCTCTGACGTGGGCGAATCGCCCGCCTCCACTGCCGCTTCCGCGCGGGAAACCCAGCCGGGCCAGTTCTGCTGCCACGCCTGGGCCGGCTGCTCGAACTCGCCCGCCTTGATCTGCTGGGACTGCTGCTCGCTCATGCCCCTGATCAGGGCGCGGAACGACGGGTCCTGCACCAGCTCCGCGAACTCGATCCACGCTTCCAGCTGCTCCGGCGACGGGTCGTCCGGCAGCTCCGGCTTGCCCGCGCGCATCCGCTCGTAGAACTCCTCGTTCACCTCGAGCCCGGCGACCATCTCGTCCCAGAACTCGTCCACCAGCCGCTTGCGCTCCTCGTCCGACATCGACGCGAGACGGTTCATCAGGTTCACTTCCTCCAGTTCGGAATTGCGCTTCGCCACCGCGCGCAGCACCGCCCGGCGCAGCCGCAGCCGCCGGATCTGCTCGTCCAGGGCCTCGACGTGCCGGGTCGCCAGCTCGCCGACCGTCGCCGGCCTCGCCAACGCCGCGGAGACGTCGGCTAGGCCGAGGCCCAGCTCCCGCAGCGTGCGGACCAGCTCCAGGCGGGCCATCGCCGCCGCGTCGTAGAGGCGGTAGCCGGCGTCCGTCCGCTCGGTCGGTGGCAACAGGCCTTCGTCCGAGTAGAAGCGGATGGTCTTGACCGGCAGGCCCGTCCGCTTGGCCAGCTCGCCGATGGTGAATGTCGCGGTGGTGCCCACTAGACGCATGGTGAAGTCTCCAGTCGGGGGAGAGTCAAGACTACTTCGGGGGTTCCGGGTGGCGGAGCCCCCGGCCCGGGGCGCAGCCCCGGCTGTCACAGCTCGGTACGGTTGGGTCATGCACTTCACGCGGTCCCGTGACCTGGTCGTCGCCGGGCTGCTCGGCCTGGCCGTCGGCTACCTGCTGTTCCAGATCGCCTACGGCTCGCTGCCCCAGCTGCCGCTGCTCGCCGGCGTCACCCTCGCCGTCCTGGCCGTGATCGAGGGCGTGCTCGCCTTCTCCATCCGGTCGCGGATCAAGAACGGCCGGGTCGTTGCCGCGATCGGGATCGCCCGATCGGTGGCCTTGGCCAAGGCTTCGTCACTCGCCGGAGCGTTCATGGCCGGTGCCTGGCTGGCCGCGCTCGCCTACCTTTTCCCGCGACGTGACGAACTCGTCGCCGCCGTTCTCGACACCCGGGCGGCGGTCGTCGGCGTCGCCTCCGCCGCGGCCCTGGTAGCAGCGGGTTTGTGGCTCGAACACTGCTGCCGGACCCCGCGCGACCAAGACCGGGAGCGCACCCGCGGGACGACCGGTTAGCGCTGGAATCCCACCGCTCGCTGGACCGAGTAGGTCTCGTTCGGATTACGAGCAGGTACGGTGTCAGTCATGACCGGCGTGGGTGACGACTCGCGCGGCCGCCTTCTGGGCAGGCCGTGGCTAGTCGTCGGATTCGTCCTCGCCATCGGAGCCACCCTCGCACTGGTGCTCAGCGACGATCTTCGTTATCTCCGCCTGGGGATCGTCGCGGCCCTCTGGGCTGCCCTGATCGGCGCTTTCCTCGCCGTGAAGTACCGCAAGCACGCGGCACAGAGCGAGGACGCGGTCGCCGAGGCGCAGGCTGTGTACGAGTTGGAGCTGGAACGCGAGATCGCGGCCCGGCGTGAGTACGAGCTGGAGATGGAGGCGGACAACCGCACCGCCGCCGACTCCCGCGGGCGCGAGGAGCTGGAGGCGCTGCGGGCCGAAGTGTCGGCGCTGCGCGACAGCCTCCAGTCGCTGTTCGGTGGCGAGGTGCTGCTCGAACGCGTCGCGCTGACCGCGCAGGCGACCCGGATGCGCAAGCTGTCCGACGAGAACCGGATGATCCCGGACGGCGCGCCGAAGAAGAGGCCCGCTCAGCTGATGGCCGCGAAGAAGCCGATGCCCGAGGGCGGCGAGCGGCCGACCGAGCTGATCGACCGCGTCCTCGACGAGCGCCGCCGCAAGGCGTCGAACGGCAAGCCCGCGAACGGCAAGGGCCTGGGCAAGGGCTTCGGCGGCAAGGCCGTCCCGAAGACCCCCGCGAACGTCTCGGTGCAGAGCACCCAGCAGATGGCGCGGCCGAAGCCGCTGAGCGATCGCCGCCCGCCGGTGCCGGCCGTCGACCCGGCCTTGAACGCCGCGCAGCGCGAGATGAAGGCCGCCGAGCTGCGGGCCGAGGCCGCGCGCCGCCAGGCCGAGTCGCAGCCGATGCGGCTCCCGAAGCCCGAAGAGGTCGCGAAGCAGCCTGAGCGACGTCCGGAAGCTGCCGCCGAGCCGACGCGACAGGTCCCGCGGCCCGAGCCCAAGACCGAGATCCGGCGGGTGCCGGAGCCGAAGACCGAGATCCGCCGTCCCGAGCCGCCGCCCGCGCGCCGCGCGGAGCTGTCGCGCCCGGCGATGCGGCCCGCCGAGGTGTCCCGCTCGGACATCCCGCGGGTCGAGATGTCGCGCCCCGACATCCCGCGCGTCGAGATGTCCCGGCCGGACATCCCCCGGGTGGAGATGTCGCGCCCGGACATCCCCCGCGTCGAAATGTCGCGTCCCGACATCCCGCGGGTGG encodes the following:
- a CDS encoding DUF6779 domain-containing protein, producing MTGVGDDSRGRLLGRPWLVVGFVLAIGATLALVLSDDLRYLRLGIVAALWAALIGAFLAVKYRKHAAQSEDAVAEAQAVYELELEREIAARREYELEMEADNRTAADSRGREELEALRAEVSALRDSLQSLFGGEVLLERVALTAQATRMRKLSDENRMIPDGAPKKRPAQLMAAKKPMPEGGERPTELIDRVLDERRRKASNGKPANGKGLGKGFGGKAVPKTPANVSVQSTQQMARPKPLSDRRPPVPAVDPALNAAQREMKAAELRAEAARRQAESQPMRLPKPEEVAKQPERRPEAAAEPTRQVPRPEPKTEIRRVPEPKTEIRRPEPPPARRAELSRPAMRPAEVSRSDIPRVEMSRPDIPRVEMSRPDIPRVEMSRPDIPRVEMSRPDIPRVEMSRPDIPRVEMSRPDLPRVNPKPNGARPEPRKAPEPPRPAPGRPAAPPPKPSEMSRSDIRPVKDLSAAFQNRDDFAERQRPNRPKPPEPKQAPPMNRDAAASRTDLPVVPPTTPVPSTGPSSRQQPSRTDLPPVVPPTTPVPAADGRRPSRLEQFSRADMSPILDEPSSRHSGSHRAPAAAAQGEAPMANPTLPESVRNFQGGSGGRRRKPDESQQMPPVPAPEPTGGGRRRRPDGEPPAWEGMVAERASMSRRNMAPVDPADVEQQNGNGHNGNGRNGHRSAEPQPGSGSHAAGRSVSELLAANGGTGSTPRRRRRAED